A window of the Arachis duranensis cultivar V14167 chromosome 5, aradu.V14167.gnm2.J7QH, whole genome shotgun sequence genome harbors these coding sequences:
- the LOC107488154 gene encoding protein SPIRAL1-like 5 translates to MSYRGHPARGRSSLGYLFGSDDTTPVPQPLPRKNILPLLPPYGTDADTLTVTVSHNKPRKPAASPPFATQDSEKCLANSRSTKIRSSPGGRSSLGYLFGDNN, encoded by the exons ATGAGTTATAGAGGTCACCCCGCTCGTGGGCGTAGCTCTTTGGGGTACCTCTTTGGCTCTGATGACACCACACCGGTCCCTCAGCCTCTCCCTAGAAAGAACATACTTCCATTGTTACCGCCCTATGGCACCGACGCCGACACTCTCACCGTCACCGTCAGCCATAATAAGCCCCGTAAACCTGCCGCTTCTCCTCCTTTTGCTACCCAAGATTCAGAAAAATGCTTAGCA AATAGTCGATCAACAAAGATCAGATCATCTCCTGGTGGACGGTCATCGCTTGGATACTTGTTTGGAGATAATAACTGA
- the LOC107488274 gene encoding mitogen-activated protein kinase homolog MMK2 → MVRKEKESIGSAGAGAGADEGNITGVRTHGGRYVKYNLYGKFFELPAKYVPPIRPIGRGAYGLVCAAVNSETREEVAIKKIADAFDSLTNAKRTLREILLLRHMDHENIIAIKDIIRPPKKDTFNDIYIVSDLMDIDLYHVLRSDQPLNHDHSQYFLYQLLRGLKYVHSANVLHRDLKPSNILLNANCDLKIADFGLARTTSETDFMTEYVVTRWYRAPELLLNCSDYTAAIDVWSVGCIFGEIMTREPLFPGKDYVHQLRLITELIGSPDDASLGFLRSENAKRYVRQLPQCRKQKFSARFPNMSADALDLLEKMLIFDPNKRITVDEALSHPYLSSLHDINDEPVGPRPFSFDFEHPSYTVEHMKDLIWREAVKFNPDPPGP, encoded by the exons ATGGtgaggaaagagaaagagtCAATTGGAAGTGCCGGTGCCGGTGCCGGTGCCGATGAGGGTAATATTACGGGGGTTCGCACTCACGGAGGTCGCTACGTCAAGTACAATCTGTACGGAAAATTCTTCGAACTTCCCGCCAAATATGTACCTCCTATTCGCCCCATTGGTCGAGGCGCTTATGGCCTCGTCTG TGCTGCTGTTAATTCAGAGACTCGGGAAGAAGTTGCCATCAAGAAGATTGCTGATGCCTTTGACAGTCTTACCAATGCCAAGAGGACTTTGAGggagattcttcttcttcgccaCATGGACCACGAAAAT ATCATTGCCATTAAGGATATCATTCGACCTCCTAAGAAGGACACCTTCAACGATATCTACATTGTCTCTGACTTGATGGACATTGATCTGTACCACGTTCTTCGTTCTGATCAACCTCTTAACCATGACCACTCTCAG TACTTTTTATACCAGCTCTTACGGGGACTGAAATATGTGCATTCCGCTAATGTCTTGCATCGTGATCTTAAGCCTAGTAATATACTTCTCAATGCAAATTGTGACCTTAAAATTGCAGACTTTGGCCTCGCAAGGACCACATCCGAAACCGATTTCATGACTGAATATGTTGTCACCCGATGGTACCGTGCCCCTGAATTACTCCTTAACTGTTCTGATTACACCGCCGCGATTGATGTGTGGTCTGTTGGTTGCATATTTGGTGAAATTATGACTAGAGAACCTTTGTTCCCCGGGAAGGATTATGTTCATCAATTAAGGCTTATAACAGAG TTAATAGGTTCACCTGATGATGCCAGCCTTGGATTTCTCCGAAGTGAAAATGCCAAAAGGTATGTTAGACAGCTTCCGCAATGTAGGAAGCAAAAATTCTCTGCCAGATTCCCTAATATGTCTGCGGATGCATTGGACTTGCTAGAAAAAATGCTTATATTTGATCCCAACAAACGCATCACAG TTGATGAGGCACTTAGTCACCCATATCTTTCATCACTTCATGACATAAATGATGAGCCAGTTGGTCCTAGGCCATTCAGCTTTGATTTTGAGCACCCATCATACACCGTAGAGCACATGAAGGATCTTATATGGAGGGAAGCAGTGAAGTTCAATCCAGATCCTCCAGGTCCTTAG
- the LOC107488155 gene encoding heavy metal-associated isoprenylated plant protein 39-like encodes MKLSDEIMKLMILNVNLHDEKAKQKAMKVVSSIKGIESIAMEMKEKKMTVVGDFDAVKVVITLRKICHTDIVSLGPTNNKKDEGSIEKGKKDGDDKNNKDDDSIAELVKLYKTYNPHMTMYYNVHSLEDNPNACIIL; translated from the exons ATGAAGCTGAGTGACGAAATAATGAAG TTGATGATTCTAAATGTGAACTTGCATGATGAGAAAGCAAAGCAGAAGGCCATGAAAGTGGTTTCTAGCATTAAAG GAATTGAGTCAATAGCGATGgagatgaaggagaagaaaatgacGGTGGTTGGTGATTTTGACGCAGTGAAAGTGGTAATCACATTAAGAAAGATATGTCACACAGATATAGTGTCACTTGGACCGACAAATAATAAGAAGGATGAGGGCAGTattgaaaaagggaagaaagatGGTGATGACAAGAATAACAAGGACGATGATTCAATTGCGGAGCTTGTTAAGCTATACAAAACCTACAATCCCCACATGACCATGTACTATAACGTTCACAGTCTCGAAGACAATCCAAATGCTTGTATCATTCTTTAA
- the LOC107488156 gene encoding 1-aminocyclopropane-1-carboxylate synthase-like — protein sequence MEQAGEFLLSKIARGDGHGENSPYFEGWKAYEDDPFHPIKNPNGVIQMGLAENQLSCDLVQEWITSNPEASICSVEGVHEFKDIANFQDYHGLPLFRQGVAKLMGRTRGNRVKFDPDRIVMSGGATGAHEVTAFCLADPGDAFLVPTPYYPGFDRDLRWRTGVQLIPVTCESKNNFKLTKKALESALEKAKEDNITVKGLLITNPSNPLGTIMDKETLKMVVTFINHNHIHLVSDEIYAATVFSHPGFTSIAEIIEEEDIKMECDRNLVHIVYSLSKDMGFPGFRVGIIYSYNDNVVNCARKMSSFGLVSTQTQHLIAAMLSDDEFVQRFLAESARRLAKRYGIFCQGLRQVGIKCLQSNGGLFLWMDLRPLLKKQTFEEEMALWRVIIHKVKINVSPGCSFHCCEPGWFRVCYANMDDRAVQVSLARMRGFVLQNKDVMLSSKKPCSPRNLMLPRNLMLSFSSMRMDDFLMSPHSPIPQSPLVKATT from the exons atGGAGCAAGCAGGTGAGTTCCTACTGTCAAAGATAGCACGAGGTGATGGACATGGTGAAAACTCGCCATACTTTGAAGGGTGGAAGGCTTATGAAGATGACCCCTTTCATCCCATCAAGAATCCCAATGGGGTTATCCAGATGGGTCTTGCTGAAAATCAG TTGAGTTGTGATTTGGTGCAAGAATGGATAACAAGTAATCCAGAGGCTTCCATTTGCAGTGTAGAAGGAGTGCATGAATTCAAGGATATTGCTAACTTTCAAGATTATCACGGTCTCCCACTCTTCCGACAA GGAGTGGCTAAATTGATGGGGAGAACGAGAGGGAATAGAGTGAAGTTCGATCCTGATCGTATTGTTATGAGCGGCGGAGCAACCGGAGCCCACGAGGTCACTGCCTTTTGTTTGGCTGACCCCGGTGATGCCTTCTTGGTACCCACTCCTTACTATCCAGG CTTCGATAGGGATTTGAGGTGGAGAACAGGAGTCCAACTTATTCCGGTGACATGTGAAAGCAAAAACAACTTCAAGTTGACAAAGAAAGCGTTAGAATCTGCATTAGAGAAAGCCAAAGAAGATAACATCACAGTCAAGGGCTTACTCATCACCAATCCATCAAACCCGCTTGGAACAATCATGGACAAAGAAACCTTGAAAATGGTTGTCACATTCATCAACCACAACCACATCCACCTAGTATCTGACGAAATATACGCCGCAACGGTTTTTAGCCACCCGGGTTTCACAAGCATAGCTGagataatagaagaagaagacattAAAATGGAATGTGACCGTAACCTCGTTCACATTGTTTATAGTCTCTCAAAGGATATGGGCTTCCCTGGTTTCAGAGTTGGCATCATATACTCCTACAATGACAACGTCGTCAACTGTGCTCGCAAAATGTCAAGCTTTGGATTAGTGTCCACACAAACTCAGCATCTGATAGCAGCGATGCTATCAGATGATGAGTTTGTGCAACGCTTCCTTGCAGAGAGCGCAAGGAGGCTTGCGAAAAGGTATGGGATTTTCTGCCAAGGGCTTAGACAAGTTGGCATAAAATGCTTGCAGAGCAATGGTGGTTTGTTTCTATGGATGGATCTGCGTCCTCTTCTGAAGAAGCAAACGTTCGAAGAGGAGATGGCGCTTTGGAGAGTGATAATCCACAAAGTTAAGATAAATGTTTCGCCTGGTTGTTCCTTCCATTGTTGTGAGCCTGGTTGGTTCAGGGTGTGCTATGCAAACATGGATGATAGGGCTGTGCAAGTTTCATTGGCCAGAATGCGTGGCTTTGTGCTCCAGAACAAGGACGTGATGTTATCTTCAAAGAAACCTTGCAGCCCAAGAAACTTAATGCTGCCAAGAAACTTAATGCTGAGCTTCTCATCCATGAGGATGGATGATTTCTTGATGTCACCTCACTCTCCTATCCCTCAATCGCCTCTTGTCAAAGCTACAACTTGA
- the LOC107488275 gene encoding 2-C-methyl-D-erythritol 2,4-cyclodiphosphate synthase, chloroplastic, with amino-acid sequence MAASSFTASTIPHPYPFATTTKSSHLLPLSCSFPRNPTPLPSFRLRASSTTVSASAVSTKIEDSRVSGTPSKALPFRVGHGFDLHRLEPGYPLIIGGINIPHDRGCEAHSDGDVLLHCVVDAILGALGLPDIGQIFPDSDPKWKGCASSVFIQESVRLMHEAGYEIGNLDATLILQRPKLSPHKDTIKANLSALLGVDPSVVNIKAKTHEKVDSLGENRSIAAHTVVLLMRK; translated from the exons ATGGCTGCCTCTTCCTTTACCGCTTCTACCATCCCACACCCTTACCCCTTCGCTACTACCACCAAATCTAGTCATCTTCTTccactttcttgttctttcccTCGCAATCCTACCCCACTTCCTTCCTTCCGTCTCCGAGCATCATCCACTACAGTCTCTGCCTCCGCGGTTTCCACCAAAATCGAGGATTCCAGAGTGTCCGGCACTCCGTCGAAGGCTCTGCCGTTCCGGGTGGGACACGGCTTTGACCTCCATCGGTTGGAGCCTGGTTACCCCTTAATCATCGGTGGAATCAACATCCCCCACGACAGAGGCTGCGAGGCTCATTCCGATG GGGATGTTCTGCTTCACTGTGTGGTGGATGCCATTTTAGGGGCTTTAGGTCTTCCTGATATCGGCCAGATATTCCCCGATTCTGATCCCAAATGGAAGGGCTGTGCCTCCTCTGTCTTCATCCAAGAATCT GTGAGGCTAATGCATGAGGCAGGTTATGAGATTGGGAATTTGGATGCTACATTGATTCTTCAGAGGCCTAAGCTAAGTCCACATAAGGATACCATCAAGGCCAATTTATCTGCACTGCTTGGAGTTGACCCTTCTGTGGTGAATATCAAAgcaaaaactcatgaaaaagtGGACAGCCTTGGAGAAAACAGAAGCATTGCTGCTCACACCGTGGTTCTTCTCATGAGGAAATAA